CCAGGTTGAATACGGGGACATTTGAGTTTTAACTCTGAGATGGGTATGAGAAGGTTTTTGAAGAGTAAAAACTAAAGAGAATTGCAGAGTGCTGGCTGTTAATGAGGGTATTTGAGAATAATGTAGAGTCTGCGGTATAAATTCTATAGCTGGGTAATTGGGGGTAGGCTAAGGGAGTCCAGGGCGCTGTGGTAAAGTTCTCTTAATGCTCTCAGCAACAATAAACGACAAAACATCTGATTAAAGAGATGAGGCAGTGGCTCCTAAAGAAAGTGAGAAAGAAAAGATTAGAAGGTTAATGACCCTGAAATTAATGTGAACCGGTTTAATCACATTAATATATGTCAATgctaacacatgcacacactatcAAAAAAACAACATCACAAGTCCAGATACAAATTCATCATACTGAACTGGTTTGAGTTTTTTTTGCTAATAATCACATAGACCTACAATGTCTTACCCCAAGGACATGGACTCTGTTGTAATAGGAGCTAAAATCTTTACTCAGAGACACCAAGAATCTGCACACCTGTGACACAAGACACACAAACAATGAAACACTAAATTAAACTTAGACCGTATGAGTTAAGATTGGATGAGATTACCATTTTAAAAATTGCCTAAattattgataaaataaaaaatcaagtcTGAATTAAACTGTACCTGTTCCGTTCTTAAATTAACTCTGGCCCCACCTCCTTCATGCTCCAGGAGCTGTCCTGATTGGTCCAGCAGTTCAGAGAATGGAATGAGGTAATTGAAGAGAAGAAGCCACTCACCCTAATGATGACATGTCAACATTACACTATCTTAACAACTTGCTAAACCACTCAATCTTTACAGAAGCAGAATTTCAGAATTGAATATCTAAACAAGGATTCAAAAATAGGACCTTGTTGAAATAAACAGCATGTCTGAGGTGGttgaacaaaataaatatgatGTTTATAGTAAACTAGTTACATGTTTTATTACCTCCTCTTTTAGTGCAGAAAAGTCTAGCTCTGTGCCTGCAGGGATTTCTGGATAAAGACCTACATATTTCAAACACATTGTCTATTTTAATATCTTGTGCTCAGATgtccatgtaaacacacacatagacactgaTATTACAACAAATAGTTAATCACATGGCCTAAAGGAGAAAGGTGCCCTGAACATGGACTGGAAGGCTAAAGTACACAGCCAATCAAAATGCTGCTTCTCTCGGTTGCACACACCACACAATATTCAATGTTGTCAGTAAATTATGCAtattttctgtacattttgtatattatCTCAGAGAATACCTGTTGTCTTTCACTGCCTTTGTCTTGACTTTGTTCAGGCATGGTAGAATTGAGAATGTTCAAAATCAACTTTGAACTTTGATCATGTTTGTAACTACAAATTAAATAGCTTGGATTTTGGTGTAGCCACACTGACTGAACTTTCTAAGGAAACCTCTACGTGTTTACTGTTCTTGAAAACATTACCACTTTGAACAGGATGCATATAGTCAATATACTGTGGTGTGTATGTTACCTTGCTCCACCCCCTTCTCGTAGCTGCTAAAAAGAGTGTGAAGACGAGCACAGTTATACATGACAAAGACTCCACCCCTGGGGCCCTTCGTGGACACGCCGCTGTCCCGCTGCACATCTAGTGTCACCTGAAAGAGAGCCATCAATCATCTCCAACACGGGACAATACATTTCACAAATACATTTGCACAAAAATACACTGACCGGACTCGTGTGCACTGTGGACAGAAGCTCAAATCTAACAGTGGCTGATGTCATGACTCTGATGATGTCATCCCATGTCTGACCTTAAATTGTTGGAAGGAAAAGTAAATTGACAGTGCAAAGACAAACACAACCATATAAAGTGAAATTAGACTCACTCGCAGCTGACTAATAACTGCCTCTCTTTCTGGAGACACAAATGGACATTGAAATATTCAGAGTACCTATGCAAGATATTACAAAATCATTACCTTCAACTTGGTCTCCATACTTGATTTCTGAGGCTTCTTTCATCTGAGCTTTTCTTAATCTGCAGcaggatacaaacacacacacgcgcacagttACAGAGTGCTGTTACGGAGATTTGAAGAGTAGCAACAATGAGTTATAAAGTTGACAGAATAACAGATTGCAGtaagtaaataaacatttacaaagcatcaataaacatttacaaagtgGCAGTGCTGTTATACTGTAAGCTTTTGTCTTACTGGAGATACTGTGCTGCATTCATCTGAACACCAGGAGTTTTAACAGGACCACAAATCACCAATCTCTAATcgagtgaaagaaagagagacagagagatagagattattaattaatttattgccaGTGGCCATTGTGATTTATGTAGTCACATTCCTTTGTGCAACAAGAGCTGGAATTTGTATACGCTCAATTTGTTGTGTCTTAACATTTGTTATGCACACTTGTGCGTTTGTGTGGGGAAAATGTATGAAACCTGCATTGCCATTACACCCGCTGCTCTCCACAGCATGGCTGTTTGCTGCTGACGAAACTCATCCTGACAGGAAGTGACATGAAGGACTGTTGCTGTGGAGACCTGAAGTAGAGAAATCCATTATGAGAGTCCAACTAAAAACATTGCAAGTTACTTTAATTTACAGCAGTCAGAGATGAGCGATCTACAACATGAGAAAAGGTCATTTTGACTCACAGGGAAATCTGCGGAAGCGCTGTCCAGCTGGGCGAGGTGACACAGCGCTTCTCTCTGCACTAAAAATGGAGAGACCACTGAACAATATAGAGAAACACAGATTCTATCCAACAATTTAGTCACAAAAGTCTAAACAGTGTcaatgccaataaagtacttttaaattgaaattgaattgatgCCCCAGATGCATctattttttatgtgtttgaaCAGTTTGTGCATAGTCGCTTTATATTGCCAGTATATGACAAACCCCTAAtggaaatttaaagggatagttcaccaaaaaagaaaattctcatttactcaccctcatgccatccaagatgtatatgactttcttacttaaAACAGACagacttttaaaagaatatctcagctctgtatgactccatatgacaccagtgattatatccatgtcttcggaagtgatatgatagttgtgggtgagaaacagatccatatttaagtccttttttaactataaattctcctatcTGCCGAGTAGGTGGGGATATggatgaagaatgcaaatcaacaaaaacaaaagaactaaTCTTTGGAGAGACGAGAGCACTTAAGAGGGCTGGTGAAagaggacatttatagtaaaaaaggacttaaatattgatctgtttctcacccacacttatcatatcacttctgaagacatggatttatccactggagtcatacttttatgctgcatttatgtgctttttggagcgtcaaagttttggtcaccattcaatagcattgtatggacctacagagctgagatattcttctaaaaatctacatttgtattctgcagaagaaagaaggtcatacacatctgggatggcatgagggtaagaaaagtgaaatattgctttaagaaagatatatgtatatgtgttgaAATAACAGTAAAAACACCAATAACGGCACTGAGACCTCTTCTCACCAATGCTTAATTTTAAGAGATTTGCATTAttataaatttaataaaaatatgttttccatATATTACGATAAATGTTGAcatttgacaaaatgtaaattgCTATTAGTAATATTTCAGTGTGGTGGACTTTGCTGCAGAATATGGCTTAATGATTGTAATGGTGTGGCTTTTAAATAACTGTGATTGGATAGGTATTGGCCCATAACAGCATTAAAATATATTAGCCGGTTTAAGCCTCAAATTTCCTATTCGGTGCATCCTTGAAATCCATGTTCAAAATAATTACTGACCATACAGACTCTGTAACCACAAATCGGTGTTATAAACAGAACAGTGAGAAATTTTAACCATTACACCAATTATAAAAACACAGGTACTACAGCTCACCTGTACATGTGCCAAGACTGGGATCATACCCCTGGAGATTGTCATCCTGTACCACTTGTGTAAGGTTTATCCTAACATCCTCTTTAATCCCTCTCTTCTCTCCCTCTATCTCTTctcctctgcttctcctcttTCCTCTATCCATCTCTCTGTCTCGGTAGGCAGAGTTCTCTAAAGCTTTTTTCATCTTCTCCTCCCTGTCCTCATTGGTCCAACTGACAGGAACCGTTGGCCAATCAATGCCAAGTGTTTTTAGGAAGTTGACAATGTCACTCTCTTGTGGCAAGGCTGGGCAAAAGAACACAGTGTACCTAAatggaacaaaaaaagaagagttgattacagatacacacacacaacacataatcCCAAATACATTGTTTAGATATATTTTCTGCACTCTTTCTAAAGGGGCGTTCAATGATGAGAGTTCAATAAGAGTTGCCAATTTCTGGCGAAATGAGCGAGAGCGACAATTGGCGGTGAGTCCAATTTGAGGAGAGATTAAATGCATCGATATGCTTCCTACGAAATCGAAGAACAAATGGGTATGACTTCACTTAGAACAAAATCTGTCTGAAAAtaaggtgtttttgcatttgtgTGAGAATGTTTggaaacagtataccgttgctcggctgtttagaacttttttttacccctgaacgaagaaaGAAGAACATCTCCATGAGTATATCGAGGccttaactttattcaaatgagtaGTGATGCATCAATTACAAATTGGAGAGCAGAAAGATATTGGATATTGCAGTTGAGTAGTAATGCCTACTAGCAACCAAAAGTACAGAAACTTGATGACCTCCAGTGATTAAATTGATGCCAATGTGAACCCACTTTGCCAGCCACACACAACATACTTTAAGCTCTTTTCCTTTGTTAATAAAGTGTATGTCAAAtcataaatgtaaacacacacacacacacacacacacacacacacacccttgtccTCTGAGCTGTGCCCCGAGGTGGTCGGCAATTAGAGCGGTTCGGAGTTGCCCCAGTGCTAATGTATTAGGAGAGGGCGTGGCTTGTTTGGTGTGCAGGGCGGGGCAGTTGATGAGAATACAGCCCTGTCTCTGAGCAGCAGGTTTTAGGTATGGCATTATTCCACACAGAACACCTCTGAAAGCTGCACAGCGATCCACACACACGCGTAATCCTTCCAAGGTCACTTCACTGGCTCCTATTGGCAACACACCACTCCCACGAAGACAGCGAATACCACTCAGAACCTCAGAGGGAACCTGGGTACACACAAAAGCATTACAAATCATGTGGATTGCATGAAAATGCATAATCAAAAACATGGTTCACAAATGCATATACAACAACAGAAATCAATAAGGCACACACATCACATGGATTAATGAAGTGATGCGAGTAGTTAAGCAGTTTAGTttgaaaatatgaataatatttgaaaaatgttgtcCGTCAATCACATTTGTATGGTATGGCAAGATTAGTTCAGGTTGCAAAATGGCAAATTCGTAACAAACCCAAGAAATCAAAAATACATCTAACAAATAGTACTCTTTTAAAAATGCCTGAAAACTTTTTTGACAACAATAATTAAGATGTGTACACTCACATGTATTAAAGGTGTAAGCAAAATGTTATAGCTTTATGCCTgacatcattaaaggaatagttcacccaaaaatgaaaattctctcataatttactcacagtcatgccatccaagatgtgtatgactttctgtaagtctttttttttttttttactataaatttccactttcaaacAGTCCTTCTAAGCCCTTTTCTCTCCTAAGAGATGTTGTTCTGTTTTTGgatattcacattctttgtgcataccaccacctactgggcagggagaattaatagtaaaaaactattttaacacttctgaagacatagattgaaccactggagtcatttggattacttttatgctgcccttatgtgctttttggacccaGTTGACTTGCATTGcttggacttacagagctgagaaattctcctaaaatctttgttttagaagtcagtcatacacatctgggatggcatgaggatgagtcaattatgagaattttcctttttgggtgaactatccctgtaaatcAAAACTTTTGTTCAAAAACGCATGAAACCATCATGAAAGCAAAGACTTTCTAAGAACATGACACATGCGTTTTGAACAAGATTTTTAACAGATTTGTCTTTTTCAGCATCATGGACTTCATTTGTCAGTGACTAACGAAGAATCATCCATGCATAGCCATAAAAAATatccacaaaaacaaaacaattatctaTTTTTGTGGgacatgcaaaatatatatatatatatatatatatatatatatatatatatatatatatatatatatatatatatatatcttgtccTGGAATCATGACAAAATTATTATCCCATTAGCTATGCGTTTCTCAGGCATTTTCTGGCATTTATCAGGTCGCATGGGCAATGAGGAGTTAATCATTTCTGCCGCAGGGTTCAACTGTTTGGTCGATGCGACCAATGTCAACGGTCTAGCTGGCGCcgggttgttttgttttttgacaaatcTGTGCCAGCGAATCAGTGATTCATAATCAGATATCCATGTAAAAGCTGGAAACATCTAAGGGCACGTTGCCTAATGTCAAAAGCGGCGCGTGAAGCCATGCGTAAAAACCCCATGCGGAGGACAGGCGCGAGCGCATCTGTCAGCGCTGCAGGCCAGTAAAAACTAAtaacatattaaattaaaaacacacacacacatatatatatgcaataaattCAGCCTGACCTCTCCACCGGCGTACAACGTCGTGAGAACCGTATTAGGAGACAAGAAGTCCCGATTTCTCAGGTTTTTTGCGCTGCTTTCCTTGAACCAGAGCTTCTCTCGCTCCCGGCTGATCTCGGCTTCATGTTCCGCGTCTCGCAGTGCACTGTTCAGCGCTTTAACGGTAGACACGATGCTGAAAGGCACGGCTTCTTCCATCATTGGGCTTATGCACACATCGTTATTGGAGACTGGACTCGTAGATAGTTAATGAGTAAATAACTGGAGTCTCGATTAAAACAGCGCTGCTCTGCTCCGGCACTCCAATTGATTACCAATCAAAACAAATGCATGTATGGGGCCCGGAACGTTAATGCGATAACTCTAGTTAGAAGGGGACACATTTTCACGCAACACTAGTTCTTAGTTCCGACCTGTTGAGAGACGCCATTTTTGGTGTGGCAAAATCAGGTTTATCATTGACAGAACAGAAAGTAAAAGGAATTTGTTCCTCTTttgatattaaaatatttgttattcagatgctattgttattttaaatattagaaACTAACAATTTTACTATTCTAGAGATTGCTTTCTTTCTCCTCACTAATATTTTAACCTATTATTTTGCCTTAACTCCATCTAAACTGTGTTAGACTTTTGTTTCCCTCTCAGTGAACACAGCAGCCTTGTACTCTATGTAATGTTTAAACAGGTAGCTTCAGGGATATTGTTTAAAGCATAAACAGCTTCAAAAGTGTCAACAGGGTTTTAATGTCTACCCTCTAATATGAAATGTGCAATGTGATCAAAGGTcgtaaaggaataattcaccaaaaaaattaaataattaaaaaatctctcatcatttacatcttctgctgaactcaaatgaagatttctagaagaatatctcagctctgtaggtccatacaatgcaagtgaatggtggccagaactttgaaggtccaaaaaacacataaaggcagcattaaagtaatccatatgactc
This sequence is a window from Xyrauchen texanus isolate HMW12.3.18 chromosome 37, RBS_HiC_50CHRs, whole genome shotgun sequence. Protein-coding genes within it:
- the LOC127630777 gene encoding DALR anticodon-binding domain-containing protein 3 — protein: MMEEAVPFSIVSTVKALNSALRDAEHEAEISREREKLWFKESSAKNLRNRDFLSPNTVLTTLYAGGEVPSEVLSGIRCLRGSGVLPIGASEVTLEGLRVCVDRCAAFRGVLCGIMPYLKPAAQRQGCILINCPALHTKQATPSPNTLALGQLRTALIADHLGAQLRGQGYTVFFCPALPQESDIVNFLKTLGIDWPTVPVSWTNEDREEKMKKALENSAYRDREMDRGKRRSRGEEIEGEKRGIKEDVRINLTQVVQDDNLQGYDPSLGTCTVQREALCHLAQLDSASADFPVSTATVLHVTSCQDEFRQQQTAMLWRAAGVMAMQRLVICGPVKTPGVQMNAAQYLQLRKAQMKEASEIKYGDQVEGQTWDDIIRVMTSATVRFELLSTVHTSPVTLDVQRDSGVSTKGPRGGVFVMYNCARLHTLFSSYEKGVEQGLYPEIPAGTELDFSALKEEGEWLLLFNYLIPFSELLDQSGQLLEHEGGGARVNLRTEQVCRFLVSLSKDFSSYYNRVHVLGEPLPHLFNQMFCRLLLLRALRELYHSALDSLSLPPITQL